Proteins found in one Aquibium microcysteis genomic segment:
- a CDS encoding ABC transporter substrate-binding protein has protein sequence MLKLAVPDLVSNSYFPAEAAIELGFFRAQGLDVSLELIFPVDRCYEALRDGTIDIVAGSAHSALAAFPGFEGVRLLCAQAQGMYWFLVMHSDFKAVRGDLSVVKGKRIGAAPWVEMGLRRTLVEAGIDLEADAVSIAPVPAPAGKTVNFGLNAARALEERKIDGFWANGMAAEIATRRGVGTVVLDTRRGDGPARSFHFTMASIASRASFVEEQPEAARGIVAAIAATHAALRADVGLARKVGDALFPPGEAELITDLIRRDLPFYDTAISRDSIAGMSGFLRELGLIEKDLRYEDVVHPGLAREPAV, from the coding sequence ATGCTGAAGCTCGCGGTCCCCGACCTCGTTTCCAACTCCTATTTCCCGGCCGAGGCGGCGATCGAACTCGGCTTCTTCCGCGCCCAGGGCCTGGACGTCTCACTGGAGCTGATCTTCCCGGTCGACCGCTGCTACGAGGCGCTTCGCGACGGCACGATCGACATCGTGGCGGGCTCGGCGCATTCCGCGCTCGCCGCGTTTCCCGGCTTCGAGGGAGTGAGGCTCCTCTGCGCGCAGGCGCAGGGCATGTACTGGTTTCTGGTGATGCATTCCGACTTCAAGGCCGTTCGTGGCGACCTGTCCGTCGTCAAGGGCAAGCGCATCGGCGCCGCGCCCTGGGTGGAGATGGGTCTGCGGCGGACGCTCGTGGAGGCGGGCATCGACCTCGAGGCCGACGCGGTGTCGATCGCGCCGGTGCCGGCTCCTGCCGGCAAGACGGTGAACTTCGGCCTCAACGCCGCGAGGGCGCTCGAGGAGCGGAAGATCGACGGTTTCTGGGCCAACGGCATGGCGGCCGAGATCGCCACGCGCCGGGGCGTGGGTACGGTCGTGCTGGACACCCGCCGCGGTGACGGACCTGCGCGATCCTTCCATTTCACGATGGCGTCCATCGCTTCGCGCGCCTCCTTCGTCGAGGAACAGCCCGAGGCGGCGCGTGGAATAGTCGCCGCCATAGCGGCGACGCATGCAGCGTTGCGCGCGGATGTGGGGCTCGCACGCAAGGTCGGCGATGCCCTTTTTCCGCCCGGCGAGGCGGAACTGATCACCGACCTGATCCGACGCGATCTCCCGTTTTACGACACGGCGATCTCGCGGGATTCGATCGCCGGAATGAGCGGATTCCTCCGGGAACTCGGTCTGATCGAAAAGGACCTGCGTTACGAAGACGTGGTACACCCGGGCCTCGCCCGCGAACCGGCTGTATGA
- a CDS encoding DUF3772 domain-containing protein: MTPLRLAACLLILFFAAVPPVPHPARAAGVSIDAPGVLDMEARELESIRALLLGSGKVGEAGSDPDYESLRRRALDVATRAETAVEELSGRLASMRTALDALGAATDGEPADLRSRRSDLIAERDTLQTTLKRARLLAVSARASVDLVDQAGASTFRRDAFERVAPPLSRRFWSELDAALPEDRARLAGQAAQARDRFVGAMSHRGGAILAAGLVVAFLLAFPLRKRLREMGRFHATHCAPETRARRSWLAVWSVVVDSSTTIAAAASVVQALL; encoded by the coding sequence ATGACGCCGCTGCGCCTTGCCGCCTGCCTTCTGATCCTGTTCTTCGCCGCGGTCCCGCCCGTTCCGCATCCCGCCCGGGCGGCGGGCGTGTCGATCGACGCGCCGGGGGTTCTGGACATGGAGGCGCGGGAGCTCGAATCCATCCGCGCGCTCCTGCTCGGGTCCGGAAAGGTCGGCGAGGCGGGTTCCGATCCCGACTACGAGTCGCTGCGCCGTCGTGCGCTCGACGTCGCCACCAGGGCGGAGACCGCGGTCGAGGAACTTTCCGGCCGCCTTGCCTCGATGCGGACGGCACTGGACGCCCTCGGCGCGGCGACCGACGGCGAGCCCGCGGACCTGCGCAGCCGGCGCTCCGACCTGATTGCGGAGCGCGACACGCTGCAGACGACGCTGAAGCGGGCGCGTCTGCTGGCGGTTTCGGCGAGGGCGAGCGTGGACCTCGTCGATCAGGCCGGCGCCAGCACGTTCCGGCGCGACGCATTCGAGCGCGTCGCCCCGCCATTGTCCAGGCGGTTCTGGAGCGAGCTCGATGCTGCGCTTCCCGAGGATAGGGCGAGGCTGGCAGGGCAGGCGGCCCAGGCCCGCGACCGCTTCGTCGGCGCCATGTCCCATCGGGGCGGCGCGATTCTCGCAGCCGGACTCGTCGTCGCATTCCTGCTGGCTTTCCCGCTGCGAAAGCGCCTGCGCGAGATGGGCCGCTTCCACGCCACGCACTGCGCACCCGAGACGCGAGCCCGGCGGTCCTGGCTCGCGGTCTGGTCCGTCGTCGTGGATTCGTCCACGACCATTGCGGCGGCCGCTTCGGTCGTGCAGGCCCTTCTCTGA
- a CDS encoding mechanosensitive ion channel family protein: MDLVGIMGMSPIASTVAALVFSVLQLALLARLLIVLGRLRLLRDRDAGNVTSRHPLASALMLAGWIVIALCIGLLVRGNVTLVVMICVQSAWMFTVATAAYLTASALDGLASSALSRSGRVGRFLSRGFNVPERRLTQGGLLISAAIRILVFCLAILLVLAPTGRAVVPSLADLPELVTRTVKALFPDIGAGLRGAGVLVVGLVSLRLVSSWLRDTFLPTTRLDEGTRTSISTIVRYAGFAAVLVWAASTIGLGMDRIGLVASALSVGIGFGLQAITQNFISGLILLAERPVKVGDTIRVGEEQGDVRRISVRSTEIRIADHSTLIIPNSELITKSVRNMSMADPLGRVRVEFSTPSSEDADEVIALVRTLVAAHPRVLAEPRPDVRLESLVDEKILYVVTAFVSSPRIVADVRSDILVGLARLLRMRAVPVAARAGPALPVAGPGRQPPEAAPMLR, from the coding sequence ATGGATCTCGTCGGCATCATGGGCATGAGTCCGATCGCCAGCACCGTCGCCGCACTCGTCTTCTCCGTCCTGCAACTCGCACTCCTTGCGCGGCTGCTGATCGTTCTGGGGAGGCTGCGGCTCCTTCGCGACCGCGATGCCGGAAACGTCACGAGCAGACATCCGCTGGCCAGCGCCTTGATGCTCGCCGGCTGGATCGTGATCGCGCTCTGCATCGGCCTCCTCGTTCGGGGCAACGTTACGCTCGTCGTGATGATCTGCGTCCAGTCGGCATGGATGTTTACCGTTGCCACCGCCGCCTACCTCACCGCTTCGGCGCTGGACGGCCTTGCTTCGAGCGCCCTATCGCGGTCGGGCCGCGTCGGCAGGTTTCTGAGCCGCGGCTTCAACGTTCCCGAGCGGCGTCTGACCCAGGGAGGGCTGCTGATCTCCGCCGCGATCAGGATCCTCGTCTTCTGCCTGGCGATCCTCCTCGTCCTCGCACCCACGGGGCGAGCCGTCGTCCCATCGCTCGCGGATCTGCCCGAACTCGTCACCCGCACGGTCAAAGCCCTCTTCCCCGACATCGGGGCCGGACTGCGTGGCGCAGGCGTGCTGGTGGTCGGACTGGTGTCCCTGCGCCTTGTATCGAGCTGGCTCCGCGACACGTTTCTGCCGACGACGCGGCTCGATGAGGGCACACGCACGTCGATCAGCACGATCGTGCGGTATGCAGGGTTCGCGGCCGTTCTCGTCTGGGCGGCATCCACGATCGGCCTCGGAATGGATCGGATCGGCCTCGTCGCGAGCGCGCTCTCCGTCGGCATCGGCTTCGGCCTTCAGGCGATCACCCAGAACTTCATATCCGGCCTCATCCTCCTGGCAGAACGGCCGGTCAAGGTCGGCGACACGATCCGGGTGGGCGAGGAGCAGGGGGACGTCCGGCGCATCAGCGTCCGCTCGACGGAGATCCGGATCGCGGATCATTCGACGCTGATCATTCCGAACTCCGAGCTGATCACCAAGAGCGTGCGCAACATGTCGATGGCCGACCCGCTTGGCCGGGTCCGCGTCGAGTTCTCGACGCCTTCGAGCGAGGACGCCGACGAGGTCATCGCGCTGGTCCGGACGCTCGTGGCCGCCCATCCGCGCGTTCTCGCGGAGCCCCGTCCCGACGTCAGGCTCGAGTCGCTCGTCGACGAGAAGATACTGTACGTCGTGACCGCCTTCGTCTCCTCCCCCCGCATCGTCGCCGACGTGCGCAGCGACATTCTCGTCGGACTGGCGAGGCTCCTGCGGATGCGCGCCGTTCCGGTCGCAGCGCGGGCGGGCCCTGCGCTCCCCGTGGCCGGGCCGGGGAGGCAGCCGCCGGAGGCGGCGCCGATGCTCCGCTGA
- a CDS encoding TIGR02444 family protein: MTSADSPPTLWDFSVDLYGRPGVSRACLVLQDNLGVDVNLLLFCVWWSTTGRGDIGEEAFATIVQRATRWNHDVVRPLRTARKAVKRGHPSLPATEAEALYRTVLDAELLMERAEQTILERTAEELLGQDSSTSRAGDASPRLIERYLAKLGAVPDRQDQQALATILSFAGGRAPAPAPHRDA, encoded by the coding sequence ATGACCTCCGCCGACAGCCCGCCCACGCTCTGGGACTTCTCGGTCGACCTGTACGGCCGTCCGGGCGTCTCCAGGGCCTGCCTGGTCCTGCAGGACAACCTCGGGGTCGACGTGAACCTGCTTCTGTTCTGTGTCTGGTGGAGCACGACGGGCCGTGGCGACATCGGCGAGGAAGCATTCGCAACGATCGTGCAGCGGGCGACGCGATGGAACCACGACGTGGTGCGTCCGCTGCGGACGGCACGCAAGGCGGTGAAGCGCGGCCACCCCTCCCTGCCGGCGACCGAGGCGGAAGCCCTCTACAGGACGGTGCTTGACGCGGAGCTCCTCATGGAACGGGCGGAGCAGACGATCCTGGAGCGAACGGCGGAAGAGCTTCTCGGCCAAGATTCTTCGACGAGCCGGGCGGGAGACGCTTCGCCGCGGCTCATCGAGCGCTACCTGGCCAAACTCGGGGCGGTTCCCGACCGCCAGGACCAGCAGGCCCTCGCGACCATTCTGTCGTTTGCGGGTGGGAGAGCTCCTGCCCCCGCGCCGCACCGCGATGCGTGA
- a CDS encoding amidase, whose protein sequence is MNARVNRRGSAQERLAESLARIADPASEGARACVSVYERSARAEAVAADERNRLGLSLGPLDGVIVSIKDLFDVAGDITRAGSAVVQAEGKPAPRDAEVVRRLRAGGAIVVAKTNMSELAFSGVGTNPHLGTPGNPLDRSLVPGGSSSGAAVAVADGFCEVAIGTDTGGSVRIPAALCGLTGFKPSRAAVPTDGAFPLSETLDAIGPIARSVAECAAAYDVLSGTSRDIDALEPEGLRLGIVTGLPFRDIAPEVEAGFASAIAALSSAGMRIVSLDLPEIEEMRLLNARTGGLVAAEAYSVHQGRAARFADMDPNIAARIEKGAAVSAATYIELLRERRRLIASFERHWERFDVLAMPTVPITAPTIAEVADPARFADRNLLLLRNTAIGNFFDWPAISLPISHAGTVCGISIMARPDADRRLLAVATGVEAALAGTGMLYKTGDWK, encoded by the coding sequence ATGAATGCAAGGGTCAATCGCCGCGGGTCGGCGCAGGAACGGCTCGCCGAGAGTCTGGCGCGCATCGCCGATCCGGCTTCGGAGGGAGCGCGCGCCTGCGTCAGCGTGTATGAACGGAGCGCCCGCGCGGAGGCGGTTGCCGCAGACGAACGCAACCGTCTCGGCCTGTCTCTCGGTCCGCTCGATGGCGTGATCGTTTCCATCAAGGACCTGTTCGACGTCGCCGGCGACATCACGCGCGCCGGATCCGCCGTCGTGCAGGCGGAAGGGAAGCCGGCCCCCCGCGACGCGGAGGTCGTGCGCCGGCTCCGCGCCGGCGGGGCGATTGTCGTCGCCAAGACGAACATGAGCGAGCTCGCATTCTCGGGTGTCGGGACGAACCCGCACCTCGGCACGCCGGGAAATCCTCTCGACCGCTCTCTCGTGCCCGGCGGCTCGTCGTCGGGCGCGGCCGTCGCGGTTGCCGACGGGTTCTGCGAGGTCGCGATCGGCACGGACACGGGCGGCTCGGTGCGGATCCCGGCTGCTCTCTGCGGCCTGACCGGTTTCAAGCCCTCGCGGGCCGCGGTGCCGACGGACGGCGCGTTCCCGCTGTCGGAAACCCTTGACGCCATTGGCCCGATCGCCCGCAGCGTGGCCGAATGCGCGGCCGCCTACGACGTGTTGTCCGGCACGAGCCGCGACATCGACGCGCTGGAACCGGAAGGCCTGAGGCTCGGTATCGTCACGGGTCTTCCGTTCAGGGACATCGCGCCCGAAGTGGAGGCGGGCTTCGCGAGCGCGATCGCGGCCCTGTCGTCCGCCGGCATGCGGATCGTGTCGCTGGACCTGCCCGAGATCGAGGAGATGCGGCTGCTGAATGCACGTACGGGCGGCCTCGTCGCGGCCGAGGCCTATTCGGTCCATCAGGGTCGCGCTGCGAGGTTCGCGGATATGGATCCGAACATCGCGGCTCGGATCGAGAAGGGCGCAGCCGTCTCCGCGGCGACCTACATCGAGCTCCTGCGAGAGCGTCGCAGACTGATCGCGAGCTTCGAACGGCATTGGGAGCGCTTCGACGTGCTGGCCATGCCGACCGTGCCGATCACCGCGCCGACCATCGCAGAAGTGGCGGATCCGGCCCGTTTCGCCGACCGGAACCTGCTGCTGCTTCGCAACACCGCCATCGGCAACTTCTTCGACTGGCCGGCCATCTCGCTTCCGATCTCTCACGCCGGCACCGTTTGCGGAATCTCGATCATGGCGCGACCCGATGCCGACCGGCGTCTGCTGGCGGTGGCGACAGGCGTCGAGGCCGCATTGGCCGGGACGGGCATGCTCTACAAAACCGGAGACTGGAAATGA
- a CDS encoding DUF2848 domain-containing protein, producing the protein MIRKRQLDPRAISHLTIAGWTGRNKEALEKHIRELEELGVPRPASTPIFYRVAAPLLTTADRIEVMGEESSGEIEPVVLMLDDALWVGVGSDHTDRKAETIGVTLSKQLCAKPVSSTLWLYEDVADRWDTLELRSHVVVDGKRRLYQEGTLANMRPPHELMRLDRGADRMPNGSAMFCGTLAVHGGIAPAPRFEMELRDPSTGEAILAAYDTISLPVRG; encoded by the coding sequence ATGATACGCAAGCGCCAACTGGACCCGCGTGCGATAAGCCACCTGACGATAGCCGGCTGGACCGGCCGCAACAAGGAAGCGCTCGAGAAGCATATCCGCGAACTGGAGGAACTCGGTGTCCCGCGCCCTGCATCGACGCCCATCTTCTACCGCGTGGCCGCACCATTGCTCACGACCGCCGACCGGATCGAGGTCATGGGCGAGGAGTCGAGCGGCGAGATCGAGCCGGTCGTCCTCATGCTGGACGATGCTCTCTGGGTCGGGGTCGGTTCCGATCACACCGACCGCAAGGCCGAGACGATCGGGGTCACCCTGTCGAAGCAGCTTTGTGCGAAGCCGGTCTCGAGCACGCTGTGGCTCTACGAGGACGTCGCTGACAGATGGGATACGCTCGAGCTGCGATCGCATGTGGTGGTCGACGGCAAGCGGCGCCTCTACCAGGAGGGCACGCTGGCGAACATGCGGCCCCCGCACGAACTGATGCGCCTCGACCGCGGTGCCGACCGGATGCCGAACGGTTCTGCGATGTTCTGCGGCACGCTCGCCGTGCATGGCGGAATAGCGCCCGCTCCCCGCTTCGAGATGGAACTGCGCGATCCGTCCACGGGCGAAGCGATCCTGGCCGCCTACGATACCATTTCCCTTCCTGTCCGAGGCTGA
- a CDS encoding cupin domain-containing protein, whose product MIFEKKHDEFHTLDMTEGWHVPEGYPAGIQQKIIAGGLDEAGKRGNRTRLLRFDPGVYTTVPFVHTYWEEVFLLSGDLIVGNDEHGQGGEKFVGYTYAVRPPGAYHGPFRSETGCLLLETHYFQP is encoded by the coding sequence ATGATCTTCGAGAAAAAGCACGACGAGTTTCACACGCTCGACATGACCGAGGGCTGGCACGTGCCGGAGGGCTATCCGGCCGGCATCCAGCAGAAGATCATCGCCGGCGGGCTGGACGAGGCAGGGAAGAGGGGGAACAGGACCCGCCTCCTGCGTTTCGATCCGGGCGTCTATACCACGGTTCCATTCGTCCACACCTACTGGGAAGAGGTCTTCCTGCTCTCGGGCGACCTGATCGTCGGCAATGACGAGCACGGCCAGGGCGGGGAGAAGTTCGTGGGCTATACCTACGCCGTCCGTCCGCCGGGTGCCTATCACGGTCCGTTCCGATCCGAGACGGGCTGCCTGCTTCTCGAGACGCACTACTTCCAGCCGTGA